From the genome of bacterium HR17:
CGCCGGCGACAGCGGCAGCGTTACGCCGTCAAGCCCAGCACTACCTTCGCCAGCGCGATGTCACGCGAGCGTTGCCTTTGCTTCAACAAGCCCTCGCTTTAGAGCCTTCCAACTTAGAAGCCCGAATCAACATGGGGGTAGCCCTGTATCTCCTGCGGCGTTATGACGAAGCCTTAGAGCACTTCCAATTCGCTGCGGCGCTGGATGAACAGAACCCCACGGCACTGTTGAACCTCGCCGCGACTTATGATGCGCTGGGGCGGTTAGACGACGCCCTGGCTGTGCTGCAGCGCACCGCACAACGGTTCCCTGACCTGCCCGATGTGCACTACAACTTAGCGGTCGCGCTGGCTAAAAAAGGCGAGCGAAACGAAGCCATCGCCGCATTACGGCGCGAGTTGGAACGCAACCCATCCCATCCGCATGCCTTGCGGTTGTTGCAAATTTTGATGGGCGAAAAGGGCTCTGCGTAGGAGGTGACGCCATTGCGCATCGCGGTCTTGGGAGCAGGGGCGGATGTCGGACGCGTCATTTGTTTCGCCCTCGCCCAAAGCCCGCTGCTCAACGCCGGCGATGTGTTGGTGCTCATTGGACGGCAAGACGGCAAAAGTGCCTTTGTCGTGCGGGGCATGGCGGAAGATTTTGCGGAAGCCTTCGCCGACAAAGCCCTGCAGGTGATCCCGTCGGTGGACCCCGCTGACGCGTGGGGTGACGCCGTCATCGTCGTCGCCAGCGCCCCTGACCCCGCCCACTTTACCCGCATCTTTCACCGCGAACGCTTGGCGGAAGACAACTGCCGCCTGCTGCTGAACCTAATGCCCGTGCTACGGGCGAACCGCAACCGCATCGGTTGGGTCATCATCGTCACCAATCCCAACGAGTTAGCCGTTTGGCTGCTGACCGAAGCGATAGAGAGCGACCGGGTCCTGGCGACAGGCGCGTTGGTGGACAGTTGGCGGTTTCGGTCGGAACTTGCCCGCGACTTGGGCATCGCGCCGCATCGCGTCTGCGCATGGGCAGGCGGTGAACACGGACCGAACATGTTGTTTTTCTGGAGCACCGTCCGCGTGGACGGCGTTCCCGTTGACCCTTACGCCCTTCACCCCTTGCGCTGTCCCGATCGCGCCGCCTTTGAACGGGCGAAAGCCGATGCCTTCGCCGTCGTGGAACGGGTGCTGGCGGCAGAAGGGCTGGACGCCGCCTATCGGGCGTTGCGCCCGTTTCCCGTTGAAGTGCGGGCAGTGGTCAAGTCTTACCTGACCCACACTTCGGGCGCCAAGACGGGCGGCATCGCCGCCCAAGCGGTCTTGACCTTGCTACGGGCAACGCAAGGCGCCACACCGACCATCCTTTGCGCCCAGTGCGTGTCCCCTTACGGAACTGTCGGGCTGCCCGTCGCCATCAGCCGAGCAGGGGTGACCCCCCGTCCCGACCTGCTCAGCCCCGATGAAGAAGCCGCATTACGCCGAGTCGGGGCGACGGTGCGAGAGCGGTTGCACCGCTTGCGGGCAGCGGTTACTGTATGATGCCCAACTTGCGCAGCAACACCCCACCGCAAGCGATGTCTTGAATGGCTAAACCGGTGGAGGAAAAAACAGTGATGTCATCAGGCTGTAGTCTGCCGGGCTTTTTGCCGACCAGCACTTCGCCCAATTCGCCCGCAATGTCGTCGGGTTGCAACAACCCTTGTCGTAACGGGACATTGACTTCGCCCGATTCCATACCCTGCGTCAAGTCGTCCAGAAAAACGCGCGCCCGGCGCAAAATTGTCGGGTCCAGTTCTTGTTTGCCTGGCGCGTCGGCGCCGATGCAGGTGATGTGTGTGCCCTTGGCGATCCATTCGGCGCGCACGAGGGGCTTTCGGGAAGGCGTCGCGGTGACGACGACTTGAGCGCCCCGCACCGCTGCTTCCGGTGTCGGGCAGACTTCAATCGTAAAGCGCACGCGGGGTTGCATCTCGCGCAGCAGATCCCACGCTAACTCCGCATCTTGGCTCCAAACGCGCACCTGTTGTAAATGGGGCAACGCTTCTTGCAACGCTAAGATTTGGAAGCGGGCTTGCACGCCGGCGCCGATCAAAGCGGCGACCCGCGCCTGCGGGTCAGCGAGGGCACGAACGCTCAACACCCCGATGGCTGCCGTCCGCAGTGCCGTCAAATAAGTCGCTTCCACGACCGCCAACGGGAACCCCGTGTCTGGCTCTAACAGCACCAACAGCGCTATGACCGTCGGCAACCCTTTGGCGCGGTTGTGCGGATGGGCGTTGACGACTTTGACGCCGGCGATATTTTGGCGGGGTAAATACGCCGGCATCGTCCGAAAATCACCGCCAGGCAACGGCACGATCAGTTTGGGGGGCATGACGGCAAACCCTTCCGCTTTATCTATCAACGCGTTTTCTACGGCAGCAACGGCGTCAGGCAGTGCGAGGAGTTGGCGCACCTGTTCCTCGCGGATGTAAACCGTTTGGCGCGCCACGACGGTCACCTCCATCGGCAATTATGCCAACGCCCGTCTACTTGACTGTTCGGTTTGCCCGATGGCAATGTTAAAAAGCACGAGGTGAAACGGGCAATGCCAGCCAACTTGACGCCTGAATACCTGCAAGCCGAAGAGGACTTTCGCAAAGCGACGACGATTGAGGAAAAAATTGAAGCGCTTCAGCGCATGCTTGCTCTGTTGCCCAAACACAAAGGCACCGAACGCATCCAAGCCGACATCAAGCGCCGCCTCGCCAAACTGAAGGAGATGGAGCAGCAACAACGGGCAAAACGGGGCGGCAGCGCCGACCCGTTTTACATCCCCCGACACGGTGCCGGTCAAGTCGTTGCCCTCGGCTTTCCGAATGTCGGTAAGTCAGCGTTGCTAAGTGCCCTCTCTGGGGTCGCGCTGGAGGTCGCCGACTACCCCTACACGACCCAGCGCCCGCAGCCCGTCATGATGCCTTACGAGAACTTGCAAATTCAACTGGTGGACACGCCGCCTGTCGTGGGCGAGATAGAACCGGCGTTTGCGGGCATGGTGCGTCGTGCCGATGCGGCACTTGTTATCGTGGACTTATCCACCGACGAGTGTTTTGAACAAGCGGAAGTGCTTCTCAAAGGCATGGCAACGCGCCGGGTGCGCCTCGTTCGCGACCCTGTGGACGACGACCCCACTAACCCCATCGTGGAACGCGCCGCCATTTTAGTCGGCAACAAACTGGACGCCCCCGAAGCCGAAGACCGTTTCGTGCTGCTGCAGGGGGCTCACGGCAGTCAGTTGCCGGTGGTCGCCGTGTCCGCCCTTGAGCGGGTCGGTTTAGATGACTTGAAACGGCTCATTTTCCAGCAACTGCGCATCATTCGCGTTTACGCTAAACCGCCCGGCAAACCTCCGACTTTAGACCGTCCTTTCGTCCTCAAGCGGGGGGCAACCGTGTTGGACTTCGCCGAAGAGGTGCACCGCGATTTTCCCGACAAACTCCGTTACGCCCGCGTCTGGGGTTCAGCGGAGTTTCCGGGTCAACCCGTGAGCAAGGATTTTATCCTGCAAGACGGCGACATCGTGGAGTTGCATCTCTGACCGCAGTTCAATGCCATCTGCCGAGCAGCATAAAAGCGCCCAACAAGAGCAACAGCCCGCTGGAGAGCCAGCGTTCGTGCCGCTCACTCAAATGGCGGAACATCCGTTCCCAACCCCACTGAGCGCCCATAACGATGCTGATCAGCAACATCACTGTGACCAGGCTGGTGAACACCGCCAACGCCAATGCGGCTGCTATGCCGAGTTTGACGGCAGCGGCGAAGAAGATGGGCAGCAACCCTTCACACGGTGACAACGCCATCGTCACAAACAACCCGCTCAATGTCACCGCATGTTCGGGCAAGTGGCTATGCCCGCAGCCAGGGTGGTGGATGTGTCTGTGCCCGTAGAGTTGAGGGAACGCCAGAAACAACACCCCCAACGCCATCAACACTGTCCCCGCCACTTTGGGAGCATGCTCGTGGAAAAAATGGACGATCCCGTGCCCCACCAACGACATCACGATGCCCAAGAGCAGGGTAACGAACGCGTGGGCGACAGCGACAAGAGCGGTGAACCCTAACAACTGTCGCCGGTTCCATCCGTGCACCCGCGCCGCTGCCAAGAAGGGGAGCCAATGGTTGGGCAACAACGCGTGGACGACAGCCGCTGCTATACCGGCAGCGACGAACCCGCCGAAAGTGCCAAACAACGCCGTCATGGTTCCTCCTCCAGATCAACAAAATGGCTGTCCATCGGTCGCGTTCCGCTGCGTGGACGGTTAAGGCTGGTGACACGAGGTCCGCAGGACCAACGGTCGTTCGGACGGCGACGGCGTCAGTTCCAGACAGCCCATTCTGGCGGAACGGCGCGAGCGCGCGCTCGTGCCGTGCGCAAAAACTCGTTCCAAAAAGCCGTGCGCTGCAAACGACGCACTTCCCGCTGCAAAATGGTCACCTCGGAGCGCAACAGTTCCGTGACATCATCTGTCTCCAGCAACTGCTGTTTTTCGTGCAAGGGTACATCCAGCAACGCCCCCACACGAAACCCCAAAGCGGTAAGGTCGGTCGGCAGCATCATGTCAGCCGACGACATCTGTTCAGCCACTGTCTTCAACTCAATGTAGCGGTAGAGGAGGGCGGCAAGGTGATTTGCGATGCGCGTCA
Proteins encoded in this window:
- the lapB_1 gene encoding Lipopolysaccharide assembly protein B → MWQWLRRWLQRPPATAAALRRQAQHYLRQRDVTRALPLLQQALALEPSNLEARINMGVALYLLRRYDEALEHFQFAAALDEQNPTALLNLAATYDALGRLDDALAVLQRTAQRFPDLPDVHYNLAVALAKKGERNEAIAALRRELERNPSHPHALRLLQILMGEKGSA
- the ldh_1 gene encoding L-lactate dehydrogenase, which produces MRIAVLGAGADVGRVICFALAQSPLLNAGDVLVLIGRQDGKSAFVVRGMAEDFAEAFADKALQVIPSVDPADAWGDAVIVVASAPDPAHFTRIFHRERLAEDNCRLLLNLMPVLRANRNRIGWVIIVTNPNELAVWLLTEAIESDRVLATGALVDSWRFRSELARDLGIAPHRVCAWAGGEHGPNMLFFWSTVRVDGVPVDPYALHPLRCPDRAAFERAKADAFAVVERVLAAEGLDAAYRALRPFPVEVRAVVKSYLTHTSGAKTGGIAAQAVLTLLRATQGATPTILCAQCVSPYGTVGLPVAISRAGVTPRPDLLSPDEEAALRRVGATVRERLHRLRAAVTV
- the arcB gene encoding Delta(1)-pyrroline-2-carboxylate reductase, whose amino-acid sequence is MARQTVYIREEQVRQLLALPDAVAAVENALIDKAEGFAVMPPKLIVPLPGGDFRTMPAYLPRQNIAGVKVVNAHPHNRAKGLPTVIALLVLLEPDTGFPLAVVEATYLTALRTAAIGVLSVRALADPQARVAALIGAGVQARFQILALQEALPHLQQVRVWSQDAELAWDLLREMQPRVRFTIEVCPTPEAAVRGAQVVVTATPSRKPLVRAEWIAKGTHITCIGADAPGKQELDPTILRRARVFLDDLTQGMESGEVNVPLRQGLLQPDDIAGELGEVLVGKKPGRLQPDDITVFSSTGLAIQDIACGGVLLRKLGIIQ
- the obg_1 gene encoding GTPase Obg, with product MPANLTPEYLQAEEDFRKATTIEEKIEALQRMLALLPKHKGTERIQADIKRRLAKLKEMEQQQRAKRGGSADPFYIPRHGAGQVVALGFPNVGKSALLSALSGVALEVADYPYTTQRPQPVMMPYENLQIQLVDTPPVVGEIEPAFAGMVRRADAALVIVDLSTDECFEQAEVLLKGMATRRVRLVRDPVDDDPTNPIVERAAILVGNKLDAPEAEDRFVLLQGAHGSQLPVVAVSALERVGLDDLKRLIFQQLRIIRVYAKPPGKPPTLDRPFVLKRGATVLDFAEEVHRDFPDKLRYARVWGSAEFPGQPVSKDFILQDGDIVELHL